The Scleropages formosus chromosome 11, fSclFor1.1, whole genome shotgun sequence genome window below encodes:
- the LOC108934541 gene encoding neuronal acetylcholine receptor subunit alpha-7-like produces the protein MIWKPDILLYNSADERFDATFHTNILINSSGHCQYLPPGIFKSTCYIDVRWFPFDVQRCDLKFGSWTYGGWSLDLQMVDADVTGYIPNGEWDLVGKSAVPGRRNEKFYECCKEPYPDVTFTVVMRRRTLYYGLNLLIPCVLISTLALLVFLLPADSGEKISLGITVLLSLTVFMLLVAEIMPATSDSVPLIAQYFATTMVIVGLSVIATVLVLQYHHHDPEGGKMPKWTRVVLLNWCAWFMRMKRPGEERVRLACHNKHPRGSISSAELNASNGAAPSCANGNVLYIGFRGMEAVPCAATPDSGVICARLAGAGDEDVPLPGGHCSSAGGSDPELAKILDEVRYIAKRFRDQDEGETVCNEWKFAAAVIDRLCLMAFSIFTILCTIGILMSAPNFVEAISKDFFT, from the exons ATGATATGGAAGCCAGACATCCTGCTGTATAACAG TGCCGATGAGCGGTTTGATGCTACCTTTCACACCAACATCCTGATCAACTCCTCTGGACACTGCCAGTACCTACCACCAG GTATATTTAAGAGCACCTGCTACATCGATGTCCGATGGTTCCCGTTCGATGTTCAAAGGTGTGACCTTAAGTTTGGCTCCTGGACCTACGGCGGATGGTCCCTAGACCTGCAGATGGTGGACGCTGACGTCACCGGGTACATTCCCAATGGAGAGTGGGACCTTGTAGGCAAGTCTGCA GTCCCTGGGCGCAGGAATGAGAAGTTCTACGAGTGCTGCAAGGAGCCCTACCCAGATGTGACATTCACCGTCGTGATGCGCAGGCGCACCCTCTACTATGGCCTCAATCTGCTCATCCCCTGCGTTCTCATCTCCACGCTGGCCCTGCTGGTCTTCCTGCTGCCTGCCGACTCGGGGGAGAAGATCTCGCTGG GAATCACAGTGCTGCTCTCACTGACCGTCTTCATGCTGCTGGTAGCGGAGATCATGCCAGCCACGTCCGATTCTGTGCCGTTAATTG CCCAGTACTTTGCCACCACCATGGTCATAGTTGGTCTGTCTGTGATTGCAACTGTCCTGGTTTTACAGTATCACCACCATGATCCCGAAGGAGGCAAAATGCCAAAATGG ACTCGCGTGGTCCTGCTGAACTGGTGTGCCTGGTTCATGCGGATGAAGCGTCCCGGAGAGGAGAGGGTGCGGCTGGCCTGCCACAACAAGCATCCTCGCGGCAGCATCTCCAGCGCGGAGCTGAACGCCAGCAACGGCGCGGCTCCGTCGTGCGCCAACGGCAACGTGCTCTACATCGGCTTCCGAGGAATGGAGGCCGTGCCCTGCGCCGCCACGCCTGACTCCGGAGTGATCTGCGCACGGCTGGCGGGGGCCGGGGACGAGGACGTACCGCTGCCCGGGGGACATTGCTCGTCGGCCGGGGGCAGCGACCCAGAGCTGGCCAAGATCCTGGATGAGGTGCGCTACATCGCCAAGCGCTTCCGGGACCAAGATGAGGGTGAGACCGTGTGCAACGAGTGGAAGTTCGCGGCGGCCGTCATTGACCGCCTCTGCCTCATGGCCTTCTCCATCTTCACTATCCTCTGCACTATTGGCATCCTCATGTCCGCCCCCAACTTCGTTGAGGCCATCTCCAAAGATTTCTTCACCTGA